A part of Melittangium boletus DSM 14713 genomic DNA contains:
- a CDS encoding potassium channel family protein: MLNARRRLVMNLRYLRALLKRFRPTMLMAVLLFGLMPLLYQWRHVTPEGNRVSLGKALRHVYFLLYGQPYLDVDDSLLMFVDMVIPPVGIAVLVDGVVRFAYLFFARHRQDKEWFEVIAETLTGHVVVCGAGRVGYRVVSQLRALGKDVVVVEKREEAAFVAVLRDEQVPLLIDDIRSHQCLPRTNVMKAAAIVCATDDDLANLNIALDARKMNPDIRVVIRLFDDDLVAKVRDTFKAEALSSSSLAAPAMALAALDPRIVHSFRIGTHLMVVSVFEARQGLPGMSISEVRDRFGGLTLSMRRRGERAERLHPSGETRIEAGDALTVQAEYGDYRKLRAFTQEAEAPVFATRTEGLT; this comes from the coding sequence ATGCTGAACGCGCGTCGCCGCCTGGTGATGAACCTGCGCTACCTCCGGGCGCTGCTCAAGCGCTTCCGCCCCACCATGCTCATGGCGGTGCTGCTCTTCGGGCTCATGCCGCTGCTCTACCAGTGGCGGCACGTGACGCCGGAGGGCAACCGGGTGTCCCTGGGCAAGGCGCTGCGCCACGTCTACTTCCTGCTCTACGGGCAGCCGTACCTGGACGTGGATGACAGCCTGTTGATGTTCGTCGACATGGTCATTCCCCCCGTGGGCATCGCGGTGCTGGTGGATGGCGTGGTGCGCTTCGCCTACCTCTTCTTCGCGAGGCACCGGCAGGACAAGGAGTGGTTCGAGGTGATCGCCGAGACGTTGACCGGACACGTGGTGGTGTGTGGGGCGGGACGCGTGGGCTACCGCGTGGTGTCCCAGCTCCGGGCGTTGGGCAAGGACGTGGTGGTGGTGGAGAAGCGCGAGGAGGCGGCGTTCGTGGCGGTGCTGCGCGACGAGCAGGTGCCGTTGCTCATCGACGACATCCGCAGCCACCAGTGCCTGCCGCGCACCAATGTGATGAAGGCGGCCGCCATCGTCTGTGCCACGGACGATGACCTGGCCAACCTCAACATCGCCCTGGACGCGCGCAAGATGAACCCGGACATCCGCGTGGTCATCCGGCTCTTCGATGACGACCTGGTGGCCAAGGTGCGTGACACCTTCAAGGCCGAGGCCCTGAGCAGCTCGTCGCTGGCGGCGCCCGCCATGGCGCTGGCGGCGTTGGATCCGCGCATCGTCCACTCGTTCCGGATCGGCACCCACCTGATGGTGGTGTCCGTCTTCGAGGCGCGCCAGGGTCTGCCAGGCATGAGCATCTCCGAGGTGCGCGACCGCTTCGGTGGGCTGACGCTGTCCATGCGCCGCCGGGGGGAGCGGGCCGAGCGGCTGCATCCCTCCGGAGAGACCCGCATCGAGGCGGGTGACGCGCTGACCGTCCAGGCCGAGTACGGGGACTACCGCAAGCTCCGGGCCTTCACCCAGGAGGCGGAGGCACCCGTCTTCGCCACGCGCACCGAGGGCCTGACCTGA
- the tatC gene encoding twin-arginine translocase subunit TatC yields the protein MSLMEHLSELRSRLLKCMGAVLVLGVVALVFARPIFGVLMRPVLDALPPDGRALVYTSGIEEINVLMKVGVYCGIFLTTPVILWQLWGFVSPGLYPEERRYASPFVFLGSLAFLLGALFCYFAVLPSMFQFLLNEEESTATAQRLEVGRLRADDALRFLRIGEAERAGKLALEASTGLKESGEGQVPEASRAPSEKVELEARLSGLGLLIDAAAVGFSSPPARLALRQSVEKRAEAVEAFAKEDFGVSARAMDEAASLLAGAAPTRAEELAGLWRLEKELALGKARYVAQAWTRPMLTMDEQLSLVLLLILSFGIIFELPLVMALLGLVGIVKASFLMKYQRHAFVVCLIAAAVLTPTGDVVNLSLMAGPMLLCYEMGVLAVWIIERNRKQDPNVGITPTGV from the coding sequence ATGAGTCTGATGGAGCACCTGTCGGAGCTCCGTTCCCGCCTTCTCAAGTGCATGGGCGCGGTGTTGGTGCTCGGGGTCGTGGCGCTGGTGTTCGCCCGGCCCATCTTCGGCGTGCTCATGCGGCCGGTGCTCGATGCGCTTCCGCCGGACGGGCGCGCGCTCGTCTACACGTCGGGCATCGAGGAGATCAACGTCCTGATGAAGGTGGGCGTCTACTGCGGCATCTTCCTCACGACGCCCGTCATCCTCTGGCAGCTCTGGGGCTTCGTGTCGCCCGGGCTCTATCCGGAGGAGCGCCGCTACGCCTCGCCCTTCGTGTTCCTGGGCTCGCTGGCGTTCCTGCTCGGCGCGCTGTTCTGCTACTTCGCGGTGTTGCCCTCCATGTTCCAGTTCCTCCTCAACGAGGAGGAGAGCACGGCCACGGCGCAGCGGCTGGAGGTGGGGCGGCTGCGGGCGGATGACGCGCTGCGCTTCCTGCGCATTGGCGAGGCCGAGCGCGCGGGAAAGCTGGCCCTGGAGGCGAGCACGGGCTTGAAGGAGTCCGGTGAGGGACAAGTGCCGGAGGCCTCGCGGGCGCCCTCGGAGAAGGTGGAGCTGGAGGCGCGGCTGTCGGGGCTGGGCCTGTTGATCGACGCGGCGGCGGTGGGCTTCTCCTCGCCGCCCGCGCGTCTGGCGCTGCGGCAGTCGGTGGAGAAGCGCGCGGAGGCGGTGGAGGCGTTCGCGAAGGAGGACTTCGGCGTCTCGGCGCGGGCCATGGACGAGGCGGCGAGTCTGCTGGCCGGAGCGGCGCCCACGCGCGCCGAGGAGCTGGCGGGCCTGTGGCGGCTGGAGAAGGAGCTGGCGCTGGGCAAGGCGCGCTACGTGGCGCAGGCCTGGACGCGGCCCATGCTCACCATGGACGAGCAGCTGTCGCTGGTGCTGCTGCTCATCCTGTCCTTCGGCATCATCTTCGAGCTGCCGCTGGTGATGGCGCTGCTGGGGCTCGTGGGCATCGTGAAGGCCAGCTTCCTGATGAAGTACCAGCGGCACGCGTTCGTGGTGTGCCTCATCGCCGCGGCCGTCCTCACGCCCACGGGGGACGTGGTGAACCTGTCGCTCATGGCCGGGCCCATGCTGCTCTGCTACGAGATGGGCGTGCTGGCGGTGTGGATCATCGAGCGCAACCGCAAGCAGGACCCGAACGTCGGCATCACCCCCACGGGCGTCTGA
- the tatB gene encoding Sec-independent protein translocase protein TatB, translating to MFNIGAGELIFIMVAALIVLGPQRLPEFARAIGKFVREFRRQTDDVRMTVEREFYKMDQEFQDEPRPPVPMGFPSTALSSLPPPQPVPSLSAAPAVPAVPVEAPASETPAVVASGELPVANDPSKSG from the coding sequence ATGTTCAACATCGGCGCAGGCGAACTCATCTTCATCATGGTGGCGGCGTTGATCGTGCTCGGTCCGCAGCGGCTGCCCGAGTTCGCGCGCGCCATCGGCAAGTTCGTGCGGGAGTTCCGCCGGCAGACGGACGATGTGCGCATGACGGTGGAGCGCGAGTTCTACAAGATGGACCAGGAGTTCCAGGACGAGCCGCGTCCCCCGGTCCCCATGGGTTTTCCGTCCACGGCGTTGTCCTCGCTCCCCCCGCCCCAGCCGGTGCCCTCCCTGTCCGCCGCGCCCGCCGTGCCCGCCGTGCCCGTGGAAGCCCCCGCTTCCGAAACGCCCGCCGTCGTCGCCTCGGGGGAGCTCCCGGTGGCGAATGATCCCTCCAAGAGCGGCTAG
- a CDS encoding methyl-accepting chemotaxis protein, with amino-acid sequence MAVLYVAMSWRLSSYLENRLKEHGHAKIQEVTNILSWWDQEQEQGKVQNNDMRAMRLMAGLIDADKDFAYAAIVSKDGILLESENNTWSAKSSEWKSRVIQAAGESSFELPNGDWLFSGLLPMGVCNSNVPQCHLVVVVSFETLRSMLGELRVLLLAVFGIGLVLVVALVSYVTHRRILQPLERMMAVARKMAEGDLTSRVALDTGGELGALAEALDGIGQSLRKTLGQVRGVSEVVSNVIEQLSRAGTTVSSGAATIQGRVTETSSSMEEMLASLRGIAENVEVLYQSAEESSSSIMEMAATNDEVAENVQAMAGSVEETTSAIEEMTFSIKEVAKNIDELRDSTEETSTSIGQMDSAIGQVEANANETARLSEQVSEDAKTGVEALRKTMQGMDRIKENSRAAAGVIDSLGKRISEIGNILNVIDDVAEQTNLLALNAAIIAAQSGEHGKGFAVVADEIKDLADRTGKSTKEIADLISGVQEESRNAVQVMNQGVRNVEEGVQLGREAEGTLRKINDSAQKSTQMVKAIARATVEQARGSRQVTQAIQRISETVLMISKASNEQAKGGEQIMNSAERMKAITAHVQRSSQEQAHGSKQITRSIENINEMVTHLNRAQKEQTKGSEQVLKAVEAIQGVSDHQTRSVKALEEAIDSLQRQSEVLRAESRRFKV; translated from the coding sequence ATGGCCGTGCTGTACGTGGCCATGTCCTGGCGGCTCTCCTCGTATCTCGAGAACCGTCTCAAGGAGCATGGCCACGCCAAGATCCAGGAAGTCACGAACATCCTCTCCTGGTGGGACCAGGAGCAGGAGCAGGGCAAGGTCCAGAACAACGACATGCGGGCCATGCGCCTCATGGCGGGACTGATCGATGCCGACAAGGACTTCGCGTATGCCGCCATCGTCTCCAAGGACGGCATCCTGCTGGAGAGCGAGAACAACACCTGGTCCGCGAAATCCTCCGAGTGGAAGAGCCGGGTCATCCAGGCGGCGGGGGAGAGCTCCTTCGAACTGCCCAACGGGGATTGGCTCTTCTCGGGTTTGCTGCCCATGGGCGTCTGCAACAGCAACGTGCCGCAGTGTCACCTCGTCGTGGTGGTGAGCTTCGAGACGCTGCGCTCCATGCTCGGCGAGCTGCGGGTGCTGCTGCTGGCCGTGTTCGGCATCGGACTGGTGCTGGTGGTGGCGCTCGTCTCCTACGTCACGCACCGGCGCATCCTCCAGCCGTTGGAGCGCATGATGGCGGTGGCGCGCAAGATGGCCGAGGGAGACCTCACCAGCCGCGTGGCGCTGGACACCGGAGGGGAGCTGGGCGCGCTCGCCGAGGCGCTCGATGGCATCGGCCAGTCCCTGCGCAAGACGCTCGGCCAGGTGCGGGGCGTGTCCGAGGTGGTCTCCAATGTCATCGAGCAATTGTCGCGCGCGGGCACGACGGTGTCCTCGGGCGCGGCCACCATCCAGGGCCGGGTGACGGAGACGTCCTCGTCCATGGAGGAGATGCTCGCCTCCTTGCGCGGCATCGCGGAGAACGTGGAGGTGCTCTACCAGAGCGCCGAGGAGAGCAGCTCCTCCATCATGGAGATGGCGGCCACCAATGACGAGGTGGCCGAGAACGTCCAGGCCATGGCGGGCAGCGTGGAGGAGACCACGAGCGCCATCGAGGAGATGACGTTCTCGATCAAGGAAGTGGCCAAGAACATCGACGAGCTGCGCGACTCCACCGAGGAGACCAGCACGTCCATTGGCCAGATGGACAGCGCCATCGGGCAGGTGGAGGCCAACGCCAACGAGACGGCGCGCCTGTCCGAGCAGGTGTCCGAGGACGCCAAGACGGGCGTGGAGGCCCTGCGCAAGACGATGCAGGGCATGGACCGCATCAAGGAGAACAGCCGCGCGGCCGCGGGCGTCATCGACAGCCTGGGCAAGCGCATCTCGGAGATCGGCAACATCCTCAACGTCATCGACGACGTGGCCGAGCAGACCAACCTGCTCGCGCTCAACGCGGCCATCATCGCCGCGCAGTCGGGCGAGCACGGCAAGGGCTTCGCCGTGGTGGCGGATGAAATCAAGGACCTGGCCGACCGCACCGGCAAGTCCACCAAGGAGATCGCCGACCTCATCAGCGGCGTGCAGGAGGAGAGCCGCAACGCCGTGCAGGTGATGAACCAGGGCGTGCGCAACGTGGAGGAGGGCGTGCAACTGGGCCGCGAGGCCGAGGGCACCCTGCGCAAGATCAACGACAGCGCGCAGAAGTCCACGCAGATGGTGAAGGCCATCGCCCGCGCCACGGTGGAGCAGGCGCGCGGCAGCCGGCAGGTGACCCAGGCCATCCAGCGCATCTCCGAGACGGTGCTCATGATCTCCAAGGCCTCCAACGAGCAGGCCAAGGGCGGCGAGCAGATCATGAACAGCGCCGAGCGGATGAAGGCCATCACCGCCCACGTGCAGAGAAGCAGCCAGGAGCAGGCGCACGGCAGCAAGCAGATCACCCGCTCCATCGAGAACATCAACGAGATGGTCACCCACCTCAATCGCGCCCAGAAGGAGCAGACCAAGGGCAGCGAGCAGGTGCTCAAGGCGGTGGAGGCCATCCAGGGGGTGTCCGATCACCAGACCCGCTCGGTGAAGGCCCTGGAAGAGGCCATCGACAGCTTGCAGCGTCAGTCCGAGGTCCTGCGCGCGGAGAGCCGCCGCTTCAAGGTGTGA
- a CDS encoding histone deacetylase family protein, translated as MTQTLLLTDPLFLQHDPGPQHPECPARLKRILELLERHPIPGTERRVPRPATEEELAAVHTPRLRAYLKSLQGRSVEIDEDTVTSPASYDAALLAAGGSIQAVEEVLAGRARNAFAMGRPPGHHAEPDQAMGFCLFNNAAIAAEAARRQGAQRVLIFDWDVHHGNGTQSAFWKRPDVLYMSAHQFPYYPHSGAPDEIGEGEGTGYTVNCGIPGGGTDADYAALCEQLFLPVARDYRPDLVIISAGFDAHREDPIGGMVLTERGFAAMCTAFKDLAQDVCGGRLVMLLEGGYSLEGLSRSAYACIEVLAERTRERFPTTGASRDTAAALRISRTALAPHWPVLGR; from the coding sequence ATGACCCAGACGCTGCTGCTGACCGACCCCCTCTTCCTCCAGCACGACCCCGGCCCTCAGCATCCCGAGTGCCCCGCGCGCTTGAAGCGCATCCTGGAGCTCCTGGAGCGACACCCCATCCCCGGCACCGAGCGGCGCGTCCCCCGTCCAGCCACCGAGGAGGAGCTCGCCGCCGTGCATACCCCCCGGCTGCGCGCCTACCTGAAAAGTCTCCAAGGACGCAGCGTGGAGATCGACGAGGACACGGTGACGTCGCCGGCCAGCTACGACGCGGCGCTGCTGGCGGCGGGGGGCTCCATCCAGGCGGTGGAGGAAGTGCTGGCGGGCCGGGCGCGCAACGCCTTCGCGATGGGACGGCCTCCGGGGCACCACGCCGAGCCGGATCAAGCCATGGGCTTCTGCCTGTTCAACAACGCGGCCATCGCCGCGGAGGCCGCGCGCCGCCAGGGGGCCCAGCGCGTGCTCATCTTCGACTGGGACGTGCACCACGGCAACGGCACCCAGAGCGCCTTCTGGAAGCGCCCGGACGTGCTCTACATGTCGGCGCACCAGTTCCCCTACTACCCGCACTCGGGCGCGCCCGACGAGATAGGCGAGGGCGAGGGCACGGGCTACACCGTCAACTGTGGCATTCCCGGTGGCGGCACGGACGCGGACTACGCCGCGCTCTGCGAGCAGCTGTTCCTGCCGGTGGCCCGAGACTACCGGCCGGACCTGGTGATCATCTCCGCGGGGTTCGATGCCCACCGGGAGGATCCCATTGGCGGCATGGTGCTCACCGAACGCGGTTTCGCCGCCATGTGCACGGCCTTCAAGGATCTGGCCCAGGACGTGTGCGGCGGCCGCCTGGTGATGCTGCTCGAGGGAGGCTATTCGCTCGAGGGGCTGTCGCGCTCGGCGTACGCCTGCATCGAGGTCCTGGCGGAGCGCACGCGGGAGCGCTTTCCCACGACGGGCGCGTCGCGGGACACGGCGGCGGCGCTGCGCATCAGCCGCACGGCACTCGCGCCCCACTGGCCCGTGCTGGGCCGGTGA
- a CDS encoding glutathione S-transferase family protein has product MIDLYTWATPNGYKVSVTLEELGLPYTVHPIDISTGIQKQPEFLKINPNGRIPAIVDREEGDFPIFESGAIMLYLAEKAGKLLPSDKKGRSRVVQWLMFQMGGVGPMQGQANVFFRYFPEKIQPAIDRYQNETRRLYTVLDTQLGRGEYLAGDYSIADIANWAWVRSHAWAGVSLEGLPNLQHWLGLIEQRPAAQKGLTVPHASKLDPTAANTQFVQSAQAMLQR; this is encoded by the coding sequence ATGATCGATCTGTACACGTGGGCCACGCCCAATGGTTACAAGGTGTCCGTCACGCTGGAGGAGCTGGGACTGCCCTATACGGTGCACCCCATCGACATCAGCACGGGCATCCAGAAGCAGCCGGAGTTCCTGAAGATCAACCCCAACGGGCGCATCCCCGCCATCGTGGACCGGGAGGAAGGCGACTTCCCCATCTTCGAGTCGGGCGCCATCATGCTCTACCTCGCGGAGAAGGCGGGGAAGCTGCTTCCCTCGGACAAGAAGGGCCGCTCGCGGGTGGTGCAGTGGCTGATGTTCCAGATGGGCGGCGTGGGACCCATGCAGGGCCAGGCCAACGTCTTCTTCCGCTACTTCCCGGAGAAGATCCAGCCGGCCATCGACCGCTACCAGAACGAGACGCGGCGGCTGTACACCGTGCTCGACACGCAGTTGGGGCGCGGCGAGTACCTGGCGGGGGACTACAGCATCGCGGACATCGCCAACTGGGCCTGGGTGCGCTCGCACGCGTGGGCGGGCGTGTCGCTGGAGGGGCTGCCCAACCTCCAGCACTGGCTCGGGTTGATCGAGCAGCGGCCCGCGGCGCAGAAGGGCCTCACCGTGCCGCACGCCTCCAAGCTGGACCCGACCGCGGCGAACACCCAGTTCGTCCAGTCGGCCCAGGCCATGCTGCAGCGCTAA
- a CDS encoding SDR family NAD(P)-dependent oxidoreductase — translation MAETNYRTALVTGASSGIGRGLALWYARKGVKVYAAARRRENLEALAQEARASGSHIEPVELDIADADATIARIRELDDACGGLELIIANAGYGRESSAKRIDWATVKQTIDVNVSGTAATLSAVLPRMVERKKGHVVGVASLAAIRGMPRSGAYSASKAFLSIFMESLRVDLRGTGVGVTCLYPGFVKSEMTAQNKYTMPFLLETEDAVELMARAIQRGEAEYAFPWQMAGVGSVLKYLPNAVYDRLVRRKAR, via the coding sequence ATGGCGGAGACGAACTATCGGACGGCGTTGGTCACGGGAGCCTCGAGCGGCATCGGCCGGGGGCTCGCGCTCTGGTACGCCCGGAAAGGCGTCAAGGTGTACGCGGCGGCCCGGCGCCGGGAGAACCTGGAAGCGCTCGCCCAGGAGGCCCGCGCGTCCGGCTCCCACATCGAGCCCGTGGAGCTGGACATCGCCGACGCGGACGCCACCATCGCCCGGATCCGCGAACTGGATGACGCCTGTGGCGGCCTGGAGCTCATCATCGCCAACGCGGGCTACGGGCGGGAGTCCTCCGCCAAGCGCATCGATTGGGCGACGGTGAAGCAGACGATCGACGTCAACGTGTCCGGGACGGCCGCCACGCTGAGCGCGGTGCTGCCGCGCATGGTGGAGCGCAAGAAGGGCCACGTGGTGGGCGTGGCGAGCCTCGCCGCCATCCGGGGCATGCCGCGCAGCGGCGCCTACTCCGCCTCCAAGGCCTTCCTCTCCATCTTCATGGAGAGCCTGCGCGTGGACCTGCGAGGCACGGGAGTGGGGGTGACCTGCCTCTACCCGGGCTTCGTGAAGAGCGAGATGACGGCGCAGAACAAGTACACCATGCCCTTCCTCCTGGAGACGGAGGACGCGGTGGAGCTCATGGCCCGGGCCATCCAGCGCGGGGAGGCCGAGTACGCCTTCCCCTGGCAGATGGCGGGCGTTGGGAGCGTGCTCAAGTACCTGCCCAACGCCGTCTATGACCGGCTCGTGCGCCGCAAGGCGCGCTAA
- a CDS encoding penicillin-binding protein 1A: protein MSTKPPKNSQSKLVLDGVPPKRGILVRLLKFAAWATLTGATAAAVAGLGLYYHFSEGLPDIPRVDQYWPPIVTEVYTDDAVLAGEFYHHRRKVVPYEHIPKRLVQAFIASEDSSFFDHMGVDVLGTARAASKTIAKKLGLGGSMQGGSTLTQQTAKAVLISAEGYASATAKNLTRKIREAILARRLEEALTKEEILYLYLNNVFLGHHSYGVQSAAENYYRKDVRDLTLGEMTLIAGLPQAPSRYSPFLRPEAARKRRSYVLRRMLTEGMITEAERAQADAEPVRVYPVEDVFHEFAPYFTEQVRRNMVDRYTNKALLNDGLKIFATMDSERQRAAQESVLEGLLSIDKRQGFRGPVQQLATEAERRAFLEKATKALGGEKLQENKLYVGLVTALAADGSGADVQVGPHKGLLPLLGMRWARKVNPEGYYPGLMLTSVKKTLAVGDVLVLRHVVKKELTDDNVQFDRKMDKELPEGVPLFRLEQEPELQSALVSIDPHRQYLTAMVGGYDFDANEFNRAFQACRQPGSSFKPLVYSAALEQLGWTGATIIVDSPIVEHDPESGVSWKPDNYSDEFLGDVLLRTALVNSMNIPAVKTFGAVGVHKMAEWSTRLGLTTPMNMDFSAALGSSCVYPYDLAGVYATFNRYGRKKPTYFVRKVEDRFGRTLEDHTAYDDAWAPLQDRVAAGYARLFEPGEQVMSPETGFILTSMLRGVVQEGTGGPAQRLGKPAAGKTGTTNDSFDTWFAGFTRDLVTVTWVGYDKNEHPLGRYETGGRASLPIWLNYMKPALAARPQSEFWPPEWLRENLRLLRIDKKTGKIASSGTKEVANIWFKKGTQPEDVAPEKGAVGAQEFMMGVP, encoded by the coding sequence ATGAGTACGAAACCCCCCAAGAACTCCCAGTCGAAGCTGGTGCTCGACGGCGTCCCCCCCAAGCGCGGCATTCTCGTGCGCCTGCTCAAGTTCGCCGCGTGGGCCACGCTCACGGGCGCCACGGCGGCGGCGGTGGCGGGGCTCGGCCTGTACTACCATTTCTCCGAGGGGCTGCCGGACATCCCCCGGGTGGACCAGTACTGGCCGCCCATCGTCACCGAGGTCTACACGGATGACGCGGTGCTCGCCGGCGAGTTCTACCACCACCGGCGCAAGGTGGTGCCCTACGAGCACATCCCCAAGCGCCTCGTGCAGGCCTTCATCGCCAGCGAGGACTCGAGCTTCTTCGACCACATGGGCGTGGACGTGCTCGGCACGGCGCGCGCCGCCTCGAAGACGATCGCCAAGAAGCTGGGCCTGGGGGGCAGCATGCAGGGTGGCTCCACCCTGACGCAGCAGACGGCCAAGGCGGTGCTCATCTCCGCCGAGGGCTACGCGTCCGCCACGGCCAAGAACCTCACGCGCAAGATCCGCGAGGCCATCCTCGCCCGGCGCCTGGAGGAGGCGCTCACCAAGGAGGAGATCCTCTACCTCTACCTGAACAACGTCTTCCTCGGGCACCACAGCTACGGCGTGCAGAGCGCGGCGGAGAACTACTACCGCAAGGACGTGCGCGACCTGACGCTCGGGGAGATGACGCTCATCGCCGGTCTGCCCCAGGCGCCCAGCCGCTACTCGCCCTTCCTGCGTCCGGAGGCGGCCCGCAAGCGCCGCTCCTACGTGCTGCGGCGCATGCTCACCGAGGGGATGATCACCGAGGCCGAGCGCGCCCAGGCCGACGCCGAGCCGGTGCGGGTCTACCCCGTGGAGGACGTCTTCCACGAGTTCGCGCCGTACTTCACCGAGCAGGTGCGCCGCAACATGGTGGACCGCTACACCAACAAGGCCCTGCTCAACGATGGCCTGAAGATCTTCGCCACCATGGACAGCGAGCGCCAGCGCGCCGCCCAGGAGTCGGTGCTCGAGGGGCTCCTGTCCATCGACAAGCGCCAGGGCTTCCGCGGTCCGGTGCAGCAGCTGGCCACCGAGGCCGAGCGCCGTGCCTTCCTGGAGAAGGCCACCAAGGCCCTGGGCGGGGAGAAGCTGCAGGAGAACAAGCTCTACGTGGGCCTGGTCACGGCCCTGGCGGCGGACGGCTCGGGCGCGGACGTGCAGGTGGGGCCGCACAAGGGCCTCCTGCCGCTGCTGGGCATGCGCTGGGCGCGCAAGGTCAATCCCGAGGGCTACTACCCGGGGCTGATGCTCACCTCCGTCAAGAAGACGCTCGCCGTGGGCGACGTGCTCGTGCTGCGCCACGTGGTGAAGAAGGAGCTCACGGACGACAACGTCCAGTTCGATCGCAAGATGGACAAGGAGCTGCCCGAGGGCGTGCCGCTCTTCCGCCTGGAGCAGGAGCCGGAGCTGCAGAGCGCGCTCGTGTCCATCGATCCGCACCGCCAGTACCTCACGGCCATGGTGGGCGGCTACGACTTCGACGCCAACGAGTTCAACCGCGCCTTCCAGGCGTGCCGTCAGCCGGGCAGCTCCTTCAAGCCGCTCGTGTACTCGGCGGCGCTCGAGCAACTCGGGTGGACGGGGGCCACGATCATCGTGGACTCGCCCATCGTGGAGCATGACCCCGAGAGCGGCGTGAGCTGGAAGCCGGACAACTACAGCGACGAGTTCCTCGGGGACGTGCTGTTGCGCACCGCGCTGGTCAACTCGATGAACATCCCCGCGGTGAAGACGTTCGGCGCGGTGGGCGTGCACAAGATGGCCGAGTGGTCCACGCGCCTGGGCCTCACCACGCCCATGAACATGGACTTCTCCGCGGCGCTCGGCTCCTCGTGCGTGTACCCGTACGACCTGGCGGGCGTGTACGCGACCTTCAACCGCTACGGCCGCAAGAAGCCCACCTACTTCGTGCGCAAGGTGGAGGATCGCTTCGGGCGCACGCTCGAGGACCACACGGCGTACGACGACGCGTGGGCGCCCTTGCAGGACCGGGTGGCGGCGGGCTACGCGCGGCTGTTCGAGCCAGGCGAGCAGGTGATGAGCCCCGAGACGGGCTTCATCCTCACCTCCATGCTGCGGGGCGTGGTGCAGGAGGGCACGGGTGGACCGGCGCAGCGGCTGGGCAAGCCCGCGGCGGGCAAGACGGGCACCACGAACGACTCGTTCGACACGTGGTTCGCCGGCTTCACGCGCGACCTGGTGACGGTGACGTGGGTGGGCTACGACAAGAACGAGCACCCGCTGGGCCGCTACGAGACGGGTGGCCGCGCCTCCCTGCCCATCTGGCTCAACTACATGAAGCCGGCGCTCGCGGCGCGTCCCCAGTCCGAGTTCTGGCCCCCCGAGTGGCTGCGCGAGAACCTGCGCCTGCTGCGCATCGACAAGAAGACGGGGAAGATCGCCTCCTCGGGCACCAAGGAGGTGGCGAACATCTGGTTCAAGAAGGGCACCCAGCCCGAGGACGTGGCCCCGGAGAAGGGGGCCGTGGGCGCCCAGGAATTCATGATGGGCGTGCCTTAG